From a region of the Fischerella sp. JS2 genome:
- a CDS encoding sensor histidine kinase: MKQIKKIWTIIDPFSLHLRLTIGITTFSALVLGSLATWTSWKMQQILIDSHKNNIEQIAKRFPQDVQIYSEMMQPEIGLQKAINNLADTNTFLWLKSPDNKILVKSTTLDLLPNFMVDELMSLTNMSIQSQVYKVNQSYFVLCGGSVEVQGKLLGELFVVKDITREQTMFVVMVQSLSITSILAIIVLIIAIALYIKHSLQPLRQLSQMTAVISAEDLGKAQLYLDNAPSEVKELAQTLTMLLSRLSQSWEQEREFVSNVSHELRTPLTIVHGYLQSVLRRQNNLTPTQQEALETAASEAERTIRLLQDLLDLARADSGYLQFQMKSYVLNDLVEEAVMMADKYSDRVITIDSIKYPIEVKADYSRLKQVLLNLIDNAVKYSEAGTPITLKLNQIQDKAIIQVYDKGYGIPLQHQARIFERFYRVDESRSHASGGCGLGLSIVKTLVEGMGGSVSVQSKLGEGSTFTITLPI; encoded by the coding sequence GTGAAGCAAATCAAAAAAATTTGGACAATTATAGACCCATTTTCATTACATTTACGCCTAACGATTGGCATTACTACATTTTCAGCTTTGGTATTAGGTAGCCTCGCTACATGGACTAGTTGGAAAATGCAGCAAATTTTAATTGATAGTCATAAAAATAATATAGAACAAATAGCTAAGCGTTTCCCACAAGATGTGCAAATTTATAGTGAAATGATGCAACCTGAAATCGGTTTGCAAAAGGCTATTAATAATCTGGCGGATACTAATACATTCTTATGGTTAAAAAGCCCTGATAATAAAATACTGGTAAAATCTACCACATTAGATTTATTGCCTAATTTTATGGTAGATGAGTTGATGTCTTTAACTAATATGTCAATTCAATCACAAGTTTACAAAGTTAATCAAAGTTACTTTGTTTTATGTGGTGGGTCTGTAGAAGTGCAGGGTAAGTTACTAGGTGAGTTATTTGTAGTTAAGGATATTACTCGCGAACAAACAATGTTTGTGGTAATGGTACAAAGTTTAAGTATTACTAGTATTTTGGCAATTATTGTACTAATAATTGCGATCGCACTTTATATTAAGCATTCCCTGCAACCTCTGCGTCAGCTAAGTCAAATGACTGCTGTCATTTCCGCAGAAGATTTAGGCAAAGCACAGTTATATCTTGATAATGCACCAAGCGAAGTCAAAGAATTAGCTCAAACTTTAACTATGCTATTATCACGCCTTTCCCAATCATGGGAGCAAGAGCGAGAATTTGTAAGTAATGTTTCTCATGAGTTACGTACACCTTTAACGATTGTACATGGTTATTTGCAAAGCGTCTTGCGAAGACAAAATAACTTAACTCCAACTCAACAAGAAGCTTTAGAAACTGCTGCATCGGAAGCTGAACGTACCATTCGTCTGCTACAGGATTTACTTGATTTAGCACGAGCAGATAGTGGGTATTTGCAGTTTCAGATGAAATCTTATGTTCTGAATGACTTAGTTGAAGAAGCCGTGATGATGGCAGACAAATATAGCGATCGCGTAATTACAATCGACTCAATCAAATATCCAATTGAAGTAAAAGCAGATTACAGTCGTCTCAAACAAGTATTACTGAATTTAATTGATAATGCTGTGAAGTATTCTGAAGCTGGTACACCTATAACTTTGAAGTTGAATCAAATTCAGGACAAAGCTATTATTCAAGTTTACGACAAGGGTTATGGCATTCCTTTACAACACCAAGCCCGTATTTTTGAGAGATTTTATCGTGTAGATGAATCTCGGTCTCATGCAAGTGGGGGTTGTGGTTTGGGTTTATCGATTGTCAAAACACTTGTAGAGGGTATGGGGGGTAGTGTGAGCGTACAATCAAAATTAGGAGAAGGAAGTACTTTTACAATCACTTTACCTATATAG
- a CDS encoding monovalent cation/H(+) antiporter subunit G produces the protein MINLFSYICIGVGIVFWFWGTSHLLGKRSVLFKLHSLSVADTLGSMSIIFGLLLKIPSEWPLLILAIISLAIWNTMLGYVLAYCSSSGGRND, from the coding sequence ATGATCAACCTGTTTAGCTATATCTGCATCGGGGTCGGAATCGTCTTCTGGTTTTGGGGAACCTCTCACCTGCTCGGCAAGCGATCAGTATTATTCAAGCTGCATAGTCTTTCAGTGGCGGATACCCTGGGATCAATGAGCATTATCTTTGGGTTGCTTCTGAAGATACCCAGTGAATGGCCGTTACTTATTCTCGCCATTATCTCTTTGGCAATCTGGAATACGATGCTGGGGTATGTGTTGGCATACTGTTCTAGTAGCGGAGGTCGCAATGACTGA
- a CDS encoding cation:proton antiporter subunit C: MLEACIFATILCGFFGIIFKKNLVMKIISMDVMSTGVIAYYVLIASRDGLFTPIFSDVKNVAYSDPVPQAVILTAIVIGFSIQALMLVGVMKLARDNPTLESNEIEKNNTP; encoded by the coding sequence GTGTTAGAAGCATGTATATTTGCAACAATATTGTGCGGATTTTTCGGCATCATCTTTAAAAAAAATCTTGTTATGAAGATCATCTCTATGGATGTCATGAGTACGGGGGTTATTGCCTATTACGTGCTGATAGCATCACGAGATGGCTTGTTCACACCTATTTTTTCAGACGTCAAAAATGTCGCTTACTCCGATCCGGTTCCCCAGGCGGTCATCTTAACGGCGATTGTGATCGGCTTTTCGATTCAAGCCTTAATGCTGGTCGGTGTCATGAAGTTGGCACGGGATAATCCCACATTAGAAAGCAACGAAATCGAGAAGAATAATACGCCATGA
- a CDS encoding Na+/H+ antiporter subunit E has translation MIGYLNLILRLIIWFLLTANLSVANIIIGVSIALLLPGGPKAPGRLKDWLRALGEVIVAIPQAYIEAFEIILRPHTQEDVTLERVKLGRTPGLIFLDIFLITFTPKTVVLKYHEDGWYEVHRVRRRKKKA, from the coding sequence ATGATTGGGTATTTGAATCTGATATTGCGATTGATCATCTGGTTTCTGCTCACCGCTAATCTGAGTGTGGCAAATATCATTATTGGCGTCAGTATCGCACTCCTATTGCCGGGGGGTCCCAAAGCCCCAGGAAGATTGAAGGATTGGCTACGGGCATTGGGTGAGGTGATCGTGGCAATTCCACAGGCCTACATAGAGGCTTTTGAAATCATCCTTCGTCCCCATACCCAAGAAGATGTCACTCTAGAACGAGTAAAACTAGGACGGACGCCCGGGCTCATATTTTTGGATATATTTCTGATCACTTTTACGCCAAAGACTGTTGTCTTGAAATACCACGAAGATGGCTGGTATGAAGTACACCGAGTTCGACGGAGGAAGAAAAAAGCATGA
- a CDS encoding Na(+)/H(+) antiporter subunit B, giving the protein MKWVYIVAGIALYVKMLVIPNPAPDLSISIVESVVRDSGVPNAVSGIIFRNRLYDTIFEVVVFTIAILGASFLLANERPSCTIYQFTDQPSIVLARLGATIAALVGIELAIRGHLSPGGGFAAGVAGGTAIGLVAITSSSQWMQAIYKRWHAATWEKVSILIFIVLAVITLAGLELPHGELGALVSGGAIPILNILVAVKVALGSWAVILVFIRYRGLL; this is encoded by the coding sequence ATGAAATGGGTATATATTGTCGCGGGGATAGCACTGTACGTAAAAATGCTCGTCATTCCCAACCCAGCACCGGACTTGTCGATCTCTATTGTTGAGTCGGTTGTAAGAGATAGTGGAGTACCAAATGCAGTTTCAGGTATCATTTTTAGGAATCGTCTGTACGACACTATTTTTGAAGTAGTGGTATTTACAATTGCGATCTTGGGTGCCAGTTTTCTGTTGGCGAATGAAAGACCGTCCTGTACGATTTATCAGTTCACAGATCAACCATCAATTGTACTGGCACGCCTGGGAGCGACAATTGCCGCGTTGGTGGGTATCGAACTGGCAATTCGGGGACATTTGAGTCCTGGTGGTGGTTTTGCGGCCGGGGTAGCGGGGGGAACAGCGATCGGGTTAGTGGCGATTACTTCATCATCGCAGTGGATGCAGGCGATCTACAAGCGCTGGCACGCTGCTACATGGGAGAAGGTTTCGATTCTAATTTTCATTGTACTAGCGGTGATAACTTTGGCTGGATTAGAATTACCGCACGGAGAATTGGGCGCCCTTGTTAGTGGCGGGGCTATCCCCATACTTAATATTCTGGTGGCAGTAAAAGTCGCCTTGGGATCATGGGCGGTTATTTTGGTTTTTATTCGTTATCGAGGATTGTTGTGA
- a CDS encoding cation:proton antiporter, which translates to MSTFTIAWIGLPFFMGFIIYLLPTLDRYLALGIALVSGGYALQLFADRSPLTLQLLDNFGVTLVIDQLSGYFILTNALVTVAVILYCWHSDKTAFFYAQTIILHGSINAAFVCADFMSLYVALEVSGIAAFLLIAYPRSDRSIWVALRYLFISNVAMLFYLVGAVLAYKANHSFSFASLRGAPPEALALIFLGLLVKGGIFVSGLWLPLTHSEAETPVSAMLSGIVVKAGVYPLVRCALMVDEVDPIVRFFGVGTALLGVFYAVFEKDTKRMLAFHTVSQLGFILAAPKVGGFYALTHGLVKSALFLTAGALPSRNFKELQQKPIHTGVWIALVIASFSISGFPMLSGFGAKILTTKNLLPWQAIAMNVAALGTAISFAKFIFLPRGGQGEVQPGFWPAVVLLIGGLFVANVVYFEAYTVANIIKPLAIIGVGWVAYFLIFQRSVLKLPRVLEQFEHLIGMMSLMLILLFWMVFA; encoded by the coding sequence ATGAGTACCTTTACAATCGCCTGGATTGGACTGCCGTTTTTTATGGGGTTCATTATTTATCTACTCCCCACACTGGATCGCTACCTCGCACTGGGCATAGCCCTTGTTTCAGGCGGATATGCCTTGCAGCTATTTGCTGATCGCTCACCACTGACACTGCAATTACTGGATAATTTCGGCGTCACATTAGTGATCGATCAATTGAGTGGCTACTTCATATTGACAAATGCCTTGGTAACGGTGGCGGTCATTCTCTACTGTTGGCACAGCGATAAGACAGCTTTTTTTTATGCCCAGACAATCATTTTGCACGGCAGCATCAATGCCGCGTTTGTCTGTGCGGATTTTATGAGTTTATATGTGGCGTTAGAGGTGAGCGGGATTGCCGCGTTTCTCTTGATAGCCTATCCTCGCAGCGATCGCTCAATTTGGGTGGCTTTACGCTATCTGTTTATCAGCAACGTGGCAATGCTGTTTTATCTAGTTGGTGCCGTGCTGGCATATAAAGCAAATCATTCGTTTAGTTTTGCCAGTTTGCGCGGCGCACCTCCCGAAGCCCTTGCTCTAATTTTTTTGGGACTGTTGGTCAAGGGAGGAATCTTTGTCTCGGGATTGTGGCTACCCTTAACCCATTCCGAAGCGGAAACACCCGTGTCGGCCATGCTGTCGGGAATTGTGGTCAAAGCTGGTGTCTATCCGTTGGTGCGTTGTGCGCTGATGGTAGATGAGGTTGATCCGATAGTCAGGTTCTTTGGAGTTGGAACGGCGCTGCTGGGAGTGTTCTATGCCGTCTTTGAAAAAGATACCAAGCGGATGTTGGCGTTTCACACGGTTTCGCAGTTGGGCTTTATCCTTGCTGCACCGAAAGTCGGTGGCTTTTATGCGCTGACACACGGGCTGGTCAAATCGGCGCTTTTTCTGACCGCCGGAGCTTTACCTAGTCGCAACTTCAAGGAGTTGCAACAGAAGCCGATTCATACTGGGGTCTGGATTGCCTTAGTCATTGCCAGTTTCTCGATCTCAGGCTTTCCCATGTTGTCTGGCTTTGGGGCCAAGATTTTGACAACAAAGAATTTACTTCCTTGGCAAGCGATCGCTATGAACGTTGCGGCCCTGGGAACAGCAATATCATTTGCCAAATTCATCTTTCTACCGCGTGGCGGACAAGGGGAAGTACAACCCGGTTTCTGGCCAGCAGTTGTTCTATTGATTGGTGGTCTGTTTGTGGCCAATGTCGTGTATTTCGAGGCGTATACCGTCGCGAATATCATCAAACCTCTTGCGATTATCGGCGTTGGCTGGGTGGCATATTTTTTGATTTTTCAACGGTCAGTACTCAAGCTACCGCGTGTACTTGAGCAATTCGAGCATCTGATCGGGATGATGAGTTTGATGTTGATCCTGTTGTTCTGGATGGTGTTTGCTTGA
- a CDS encoding DUF4040 domain-containing protein: MTDSYIYIIIALLPLAASMLVLQVNPYHALVIRGILGAVAALVYAVLGAPDVALTEALVGTMLAITLYAITVRSSLVMRLGVIRDESAEADEDHHFGQLMDELRKIFGKRHMRLELVTYTNTQALHRALLEKEVHATCSQAEYSDQKGAVPGDEQRSYHTATRVQRIYDIIQNEISLPGTTLTYVITPELEEKH, from the coding sequence ATGACTGATAGTTATATCTACATCATTATCGCCCTGCTGCCTTTGGCTGCATCTATGCTGGTACTTCAGGTCAATCCATACCATGCCTTAGTCATCCGTGGCATCCTGGGAGCAGTGGCGGCATTGGTATATGCAGTTTTGGGAGCGCCGGATGTTGCTTTGACTGAAGCATTGGTGGGTACTATGCTCGCGATTACTCTCTACGCGATAACGGTGCGTTCCTCATTGGTAATGCGTCTAGGCGTGATTAGAGACGAGTCAGCAGAGGCAGATGAAGATCACCATTTTGGGCAACTGATGGATGAGTTACGAAAAATTTTTGGCAAACGCCATATGCGCCTTGAATTAGTAACCTACACAAATACGCAGGCTTTGCACCGAGCGCTGCTGGAAAAAGAAGTCCATGCGACTTGTAGTCAAGCAGAATACAGCGATCAAAAAGGTGCAGTACCTGGGGATGAACAGAGATCATATCACACCGCAACCAGGGTTCAACGCATCTATGACATCATACAAAACGAAATTTCATTACCAGGGACAACCCTAACCTATGTAATTACACCAGAGTTAGAGGAGAAGCATTGA
- a CDS encoding response regulator transcription factor produces the protein MTAHILLVEDEVKLARFIELELSSEGYKVSIAHDGITGLTLARESSPDLAVLDWMLPGLSGLEICRRLRATGITIPVILLTAKDEVSDRVAGLDAGADDYVVKPFSIEELLARIRAHLRRSQETDEDLLQFADLSLNRRTREVLRGKRAIELTAKEFDLLEYLLSYPRQVFTRDQILEKVWGYDFMGDSNIIEVYIRYLRLKLEENNEKRLIHTVRGVGYALRE, from the coding sequence ATGACAGCACATATCCTTTTGGTTGAAGATGAAGTCAAACTAGCGCGATTTATTGAATTAGAACTGAGTAGCGAAGGCTACAAAGTGAGTATAGCCCATGATGGCATCACTGGGCTAACTTTAGCACGAGAGTCATCGCCTGATTTAGCAGTTCTAGATTGGATGTTACCAGGACTGTCTGGTTTAGAAATTTGTCGCCGTCTGCGAGCAACAGGCATTACAATACCAGTAATTTTGTTGACAGCAAAAGATGAAGTCAGCGATCGCGTAGCAGGATTAGATGCAGGAGCCGATGATTATGTAGTTAAGCCTTTCAGTATTGAAGAACTGCTAGCCAGAATCCGCGCCCATCTCCGCCGCAGCCAAGAAACAGATGAAGACTTGTTGCAGTTTGCAGACTTAAGTTTAAATCGGCGCACTCGTGAAGTACTTCGAGGTAAACGAGCAATTGAATTAACAGCAAAAGAATTTGACTTACTAGAATATCTCCTTTCATATCCCCGTCAAGTTTTTACTAGAGATCAAATTTTAGAAAAAGTTTGGGGTTACGACTTTATGGGTGATTCTAATATTATTGAGGTTTATATTCGTTATCTACGGCTCAAGTTGGAGGAAAATAACGAGAAGCGTTTAATTCATACAGTGCGCGGTGTGGGTTATGCATTGCGGGAGTAA